A section of the Etheostoma cragini isolate CJK2018 chromosome 12, CSU_Ecrag_1.0, whole genome shotgun sequence genome encodes:
- the aqp4 gene encoding aquaporin-4 isoform X2: MQSRSTMCGSCSSDRPALCSHPALSKPAAFLRILSWCNCQTIMVAFKGIWTKDFWRAVSGEYLATLIFVLLSLGSTINWAAGEEKPPPADLVLISLCFGLSIATMVQCFGHISGGHINPAVTAAMVVTRKLSLAKAFFYVVAQCLGGVTGAGILYLVTPAAVRGSFGVTMVNSNISLGHALLVELLITFELVFTIFATCDPKRTDLGGSASLSIGFAVVIGHLFAIPYTGASMNPARSFAPALVTLNFENHWVYWVGPILGGILAAGLYEYLYCPDPEMKKRLKQVFQKDTSAKYREVETEEIAIKPGFIHAINLVKAEKKDSFQDSTGEVLSSV, from the exons ATGCAATCCCGAAGCACAATGTGTGGATCATGTTCGTCTGACAGACCTGCGCTCTGCTCACATCCTGCTCTCTCAAAGCCTGCTGCTTTCCT GAGGATCCTGTCCTGGTGTAATTGTCAGACCATAATGGTGGCATTCAAAGGGATCTGGACCAAGGACTTCTGGCGGGCTGTGTCTGGAGAATACCTGGCCACTCTCATCTTTGTCCTTCTCAGTCTGGGCTCCACCATCAACTGGGCTGCAGGGGAGGAGAAGCCTCCCCCAGCTGACCTAGTCCTTATTTCCCTGTGCTTTGGCCTGAGCATCGCCACCATGGTGCAATGTTTTGGCCACATTAGCGGTGGACACATTAACCCGGCGGTCACTGCAGCGATGGTTGTAACTAGAAAGCTAAGTCTGGCAAAAGCATTCTTCTATGTGGTGGCTCAGTGCCTGGGAGGTGTTACAGGAGCTGGAATCCTTTACCTAGTCACACCTGCTGCTGTCAGAGGGTCATTTGGTGTAACCATG GTGAACTCCAACATCTCGTTAGGACATGCCCTTCTTGTGGAGCTTCTTATCACATTTGAACTGGTCTTCACCATCTTCGCCACCTGTGATCCCAAACGCACAGACCTAGGAGGTTCTGCTAGCCTTTCAATCGGCTTCGCTGTGGTTATTGGTCACTTATTTGCA ATCCCTTACACAGGAGCCAGCATGAACCCTGCTCGGTCCTTTGCTCCTGCACTGGTCACACTCAACTTCGAGAACCACTGG GTGTACTGGGTGGGTCCCATTCTGGGGGGCATCCTGGCGGCTGGTCTGTATGAGTACCTATACTGCCCTGACCCTGAGATGAAGAAGAGGCTGAAGCAGGTCTTTCAGAAGGACACATCAGCAAAGTACAGGGAAGTGGAGACAGAAGAGATTGCCATCAAGCCAGGATTTATCCATGCCATCAATCTGGTGAAAGCTGAGAAAAAGGATTCTTTCCAGGACTCAACGGGGGAAGTGCTGTCTTCGGTATGA
- the aqp4 gene encoding aquaporin-4 isoform X1, with amino-acid sequence MLRRQICLCWLNNSPGLMNENTSHTMRTERGRARYCIWRILSWCNCQTIMVAFKGIWTKDFWRAVSGEYLATLIFVLLSLGSTINWAAGEEKPPPADLVLISLCFGLSIATMVQCFGHISGGHINPAVTAAMVVTRKLSLAKAFFYVVAQCLGGVTGAGILYLVTPAAVRGSFGVTMVNSNISLGHALLVELLITFELVFTIFATCDPKRTDLGGSASLSIGFAVVIGHLFAIPYTGASMNPARSFAPALVTLNFENHWVYWVGPILGGILAAGLYEYLYCPDPEMKKRLKQVFQKDTSAKYREVETEEIAIKPGFIHAINLVKAEKKDSFQDSTGEVLSSV; translated from the exons ATGTTAAGAAGGCAGATATGTCTCTGCTGGTTGAATAACTCACCAGGActtatgaatgaaaacacatcacacacaatgaggacagagagaggcagagcacGTTATTGCATTTG GAGGATCCTGTCCTGGTGTAATTGTCAGACCATAATGGTGGCATTCAAAGGGATCTGGACCAAGGACTTCTGGCGGGCTGTGTCTGGAGAATACCTGGCCACTCTCATCTTTGTCCTTCTCAGTCTGGGCTCCACCATCAACTGGGCTGCAGGGGAGGAGAAGCCTCCCCCAGCTGACCTAGTCCTTATTTCCCTGTGCTTTGGCCTGAGCATCGCCACCATGGTGCAATGTTTTGGCCACATTAGCGGTGGACACATTAACCCGGCGGTCACTGCAGCGATGGTTGTAACTAGAAAGCTAAGTCTGGCAAAAGCATTCTTCTATGTGGTGGCTCAGTGCCTGGGAGGTGTTACAGGAGCTGGAATCCTTTACCTAGTCACACCTGCTGCTGTCAGAGGGTCATTTGGTGTAACCATG GTGAACTCCAACATCTCGTTAGGACATGCCCTTCTTGTGGAGCTTCTTATCACATTTGAACTGGTCTTCACCATCTTCGCCACCTGTGATCCCAAACGCACAGACCTAGGAGGTTCTGCTAGCCTTTCAATCGGCTTCGCTGTGGTTATTGGTCACTTATTTGCA ATCCCTTACACAGGAGCCAGCATGAACCCTGCTCGGTCCTTTGCTCCTGCACTGGTCACACTCAACTTCGAGAACCACTGG GTGTACTGGGTGGGTCCCATTCTGGGGGGCATCCTGGCGGCTGGTCTGTATGAGTACCTATACTGCCCTGACCCTGAGATGAAGAAGAGGCTGAAGCAGGTCTTTCAGAAGGACACATCAGCAAAGTACAGGGAAGTGGAGACAGAAGAGATTGCCATCAAGCCAGGATTTATCCATGCCATCAATCTGGTGAAAGCTGAGAAAAAGGATTCTTTCCAGGACTCAACGGGGGAAGTGCTGTCTTCGGTATGA